Proteins found in one Candidatus Thorarchaeota archaeon genomic segment:
- a CDS encoding 2-phospho-L-lactate transferase: MKVVALSGGIGGAKLALGLYKVLEKNELTVIANTGDDIDILGLSVSPDLDILMYTLADMVDTEKGWGIQNDSFNFLTAISEYYNGPDWFNLGDKDLATHVLRTRMLHEGQPLSKITEELANRVGLKDLRLLPMTDDDVQTHVRVEDGSWMHFEEYFVKRGFKDEVREFEYVGSESAKPAKGVLEEIENADGIVVCPSNPIASIGPILSIKAIEDALKKTNSPVVGVTPLIGGRAVKGPTRKFMKAAGYEASIEGVLDYYDGIFSHFVLDVVDESCTQHVRERGLHVLTTNTLMKTLEDKRRLAKEIVGFVAQDAS, encoded by the coding sequence GTGAAGGTTGTAGCTCTAAGCGGTGGTATCGGTGGAGCCAAACTTGCACTGGGACTGTACAAGGTGCTTGAAAAAAACGAACTCACGGTTATCGCAAACACGGGCGACGATATTGATATTCTTGGGCTTTCTGTCTCCCCTGATTTGGATATACTGATGTACACCTTAGCAGACATGGTTGATACTGAGAAAGGGTGGGGCATTCAGAACGATTCATTCAATTTCCTGACAGCCATCAGTGAATACTATAATGGCCCCGATTGGTTCAATCTTGGAGACAAGGATCTCGCAACTCATGTTCTTCGAACCAGAATGCTTCATGAAGGGCAGCCACTGAGCAAGATCACGGAAGAGCTGGCAAATCGGGTTGGATTGAAAGATTTGCGCCTCCTCCCAATGACGGATGATGACGTTCAGACGCATGTTCGGGTAGAGGACGGCTCATGGATGCACTTTGAAGAATACTTCGTTAAACGCGGATTCAAAGACGAAGTGCGGGAATTTGAATACGTAGGCTCTGAATCAGCCAAGCCCGCAAAAGGGGTATTGGAAGAAATTGAAAACGCCGATGGCATCGTCGTATGCCCGAGCAATCCTATAGCGTCCATAGGGCCAATTCTTTCCATAAAGGCAATTGAAGATGCTCTCAAAAAAACAAACTCTCCGGTAGTTGGTGTAACGCCACTTATCGGGGGAAGGGCAGTCAAAGGTCCAACTCGTAAGTTCATGAAAGCGGCAGGATACGAGGCAAGTATTGAAGGAGTGCTCGACTATTATGATGGGATTTTCAGTCATTTTGTTCTTGACGTGGTCGATGAATCATGCACTCAACATGTAAGAGAGCGTGGATTACATGTGCTCACAACCAATACACTCATGAAGACACTTGAAGACAAGCGTCGATTGGCAAAGGAGATAGTCGGTTTTGTTGCTCAAGACGCATCTTAA
- a CDS encoding nucleoside 2-deoxyribosyltransferase, with the protein MSSQLKIYWANALFSDADRAFNKRCAEKLRSVGYEVFLPQETPFTFDEAPTNEEIYEADSEAILTSDVLVACIDQFPIDAGVACEIGVASNAQIPIIALYTDIRAKRKGPGKMYKNQYVLGAIEKHGMIVHSVDNLLSTLREIQSSLTSK; encoded by the coding sequence TTGAGTAGCCAATTGAAAATCTATTGGGCCAATGCGCTCTTCTCCGATGCCGATAGAGCATTCAACAAGCGTTGTGCAGAGAAATTACGATCGGTTGGATACGAAGTGTTCTTGCCGCAAGAAACACCGTTTACCTTCGATGAGGCCCCTACCAACGAAGAAATCTACGAAGCAGATAGTGAAGCAATTCTGACAAGTGATGTACTCGTTGCATGCATCGACCAATTTCCAATAGATGCTGGTGTAGCTTGTGAAATCGGTGTGGCTTCCAATGCACAAATCCCCATCATTGCGCTGTACACGGATATACGAGCCAAAAGAAAAGGGCCGGGCAAGATGTACAAAAACCAGTATGTGCTTGGTGCAATTGAGAAGCACGGAATGATCGTTCATAGTGTAGATAACTTGTTGTCTACCCTCCGCGAAATTCAGAGCTCACTAACAAGTAAGTAG
- a CDS encoding aminopeptidase P family protein, translated as MTRTRITPDEHQERITSLQSKLEEKDLRTFVVLNAKNIFYLSSFSFIPTERPIALIIHDGEVYAFLPSLEIDHIEDQVPFLNEVYSYYEYPDLTHPMEVFSEVLIDELKVQPKTVASESPGFSGYWGYEGPSFEEATGLKFEILSDIVMDMRVVKEPAEIELMRESAKWASRAHHYLQEYTEVGKNEIDVTIRASSDASDDMVNALGDDYHPTGFSMFPATALYRGQIGANSYFPHALSRGLTFSDGDTLVTGATSDVYGIQSELERTMFMGEPNSNQRKLFDAATAAQSAALSAAGPGVKCADVDKAARKALKEHGVFELARHHTGHGLGLEGHERPFLDIGSKEEMEPGMIFSCEPGVYAKGVGGFRHSDTFVVTEAGIDILTEYPLDVEELIVE; from the coding sequence TTGACCCGCACAAGAATCACACCAGATGAACATCAAGAGCGAATAACGTCACTTCAGAGCAAGCTTGAAGAGAAGGACCTTCGAACATTCGTGGTTCTCAACGCCAAGAACATATTCTATCTTAGCAGCTTTTCATTCATTCCCACTGAACGACCGATTGCCCTCATTATCCATGATGGAGAGGTATATGCCTTCCTTCCTTCACTTGAGATAGATCACATCGAAGACCAAGTACCGTTTCTCAATGAGGTGTATTCCTACTATGAGTATCCGGACCTCACGCATCCAATGGAAGTCTTCTCAGAAGTCCTCATTGATGAGCTTAAGGTACAGCCTAAGACCGTTGCATCTGAATCTCCAGGATTCTCAGGATATTGGGGATATGAAGGGCCCAGTTTTGAGGAAGCAACAGGTCTCAAATTCGAGATTCTGTCCGATATTGTGATGGATATGCGGGTTGTGAAAGAACCAGCAGAAATTGAGCTCATGAGAGAATCAGCCAAATGGGCCAGCAGAGCACATCATTACCTTCAGGAGTACACAGAAGTAGGAAAGAATGAAATCGACGTGACGATTAGAGCTAGCTCAGATGCTTCAGATGACATGGTAAATGCACTCGGAGATGACTATCATCCTACAGGCTTCAGCATGTTTCCGGCTACTGCTCTTTATCGAGGACAGATAGGGGCGAACTCTTACTTCCCACACGCTCTCTCACGAGGCCTGACTTTCTCAGATGGAGATACACTCGTAACAGGTGCCACTTCTGATGTCTACGGAATCCAATCAGAACTCGAACGTACCATGTTCATGGGAGAGCCCAATTCCAACCAAAGGAAGTTGTTTGACGCTGCTACGGCTGCTCAGTCTGCAGCGCTTTCTGCTGCCGGGCCCGGCGTAAAGTGTGCAGACGTGGATAAGGCTGCCCGAAAAGCACTGAAAGAACACGGAGTCTTCGAATTAGCACGACATCACACAGGTCATGGACTCGGATTGGAAGGACATGAAAGACCGTTTCTCGATATCGGTTCGAAAGAGGAAATGGAACCTGGTATGATATTCTCATGTGAGCCCGGAGTATATGCAAAAGGTGTCGGAGGATTTCGGCACAGCGATACGTTTGTTGTGACAGAGGCGGGAATAGACATACTTACTGAATACCCACTTGATGTCGAGGAGCTAATCGTTGAGTAA
- a CDS encoding DUF4325 domain-containing protein, translated as MSSRKVMITHILSEDLAFRHNARYLFETIESYAEREVVLDFTNVKTISRSFAHEYLSRKKKCSKNIEEVCVPETVEKMFKVVQNPSKKRKILDKDDSEMVLLN; from the coding sequence ATGTCGAGTAGAAAGGTTATGATCACTCATATATTATCGGAAGATTTGGCATTCAGGCACAATGCACGATATCTTTTTGAGACGATAGAATCATATGCTGAGCGTGAAGTAGTTCTTGATTTCACGAATGTGAAAACCATTTCTCGTTCCTTTGCTCACGAGTATTTGTCAAGAAAGAAGAAGTGTTCAAAGAACATCGAAGAAGTATGTGTACCGGAAACTGTTGAAAAAATGTTTAAGGTTGTTCAAAATCCATCGAAAAAAAGAAAGATTCTTGACAAGGACGATTCAGAGATGGTACTTCTCAATTAA
- a CDS encoding L-2-amino-thiazoline-4-carboxylic acid hydrolase, whose product MSEEERNIPIEEAIEATRGALSRVALLHIAFSKVLVEEFGEEEGRDLVAKAINEYGERIAHRLQKGLPDLTPLGLYDETGETDEGRPFARGCTLAKVFEEEDAIDVGYLYCYVDAAKMMAMDPDAKMIYTSCEACGDESCTMDIVPTTEKEQESFASRIGSWRSVDPRLFEFKG is encoded by the coding sequence GTGAGCGAAGAAGAAAGGAATATCCCAATTGAGGAAGCAATAGAGGCCACGCGAGGCGCCCTCTCTAGAGTTGCCCTGTTACATATCGCTTTTTCGAAGGTTCTAGTGGAGGAATTCGGAGAAGAAGAGGGCCGTGATTTAGTTGCAAAAGCAATTAATGAATATGGTGAAAGAATAGCACACAGGCTCCAGAAGGGTTTGCCTGATTTGACACCGCTTGGTCTCTATGATGAAACAGGTGAAACAGACGAAGGAAGACCGTTTGCTAGAGGCTGCACGCTAGCCAAGGTATTCGAAGAAGAAGATGCGATAGATGTAGGTTATTTGTATTGCTATGTTGACGCCGCCAAGATGATGGCGATGGATCCTGATGCGAAGATGATATACACTTCGTGTGAAGCATGTGGCGATGAATCATGCACAATGGATATAGTCCCCACAACCGAAAAGGAACAAGAATCCTTTGCGAGTAGGATAGGCTCATGGCGTAGTGTAGACCCAAGACTGTTTGAATTCAAAGGCTAG
- a CDS encoding nitroreductase family protein: MENEDSQEFYSILESRRSIRKLSGDASRKQIEKLVRAASMAPSAHNAQPWRFVCIRNKGKKESLLDRMAEAWRTDLVDDGLSEVEASKDVQEKQKKIRQAPCLLLVCLTMENMDSYSDSERHSAEYMMAVQSTAAAIENFLLAAKAEGLGACWLCAPLFSRELVKRTLDLPVQFEPQAFIIVGEPDENPESPKRKSVDEILRFV; the protein is encoded by the coding sequence ATGGAAAACGAAGATTCCCAGGAATTCTACTCCATCTTGGAAAGTCGGAGAAGCATACGCAAACTATCTGGAGATGCTTCTCGAAAGCAGATAGAGAAGCTAGTTCGTGCAGCATCGATGGCTCCATCTGCTCACAATGCACAACCATGGCGCTTCGTTTGTATTCGGAACAAAGGGAAAAAGGAATCATTGCTGGACCGGATGGCTGAAGCTTGGCGTACAGACCTCGTAGATGATGGTCTCTCGGAGGTAGAAGCATCTAAAGATGTCCAGGAGAAACAGAAGAAGATTAGACAAGCACCGTGCTTATTGTTGGTGTGCCTTACAATGGAGAATATGGATTCTTATTCTGATTCAGAGCGACATTCAGCAGAATACATGATGGCTGTTCAAAGCACAGCCGCTGCAATTGAGAACTTCTTGCTTGCAGCGAAGGCGGAAGGCCTAGGCGCGTGCTGGCTCTGTGCGCCGCTGTTCTCCAGAGAACTGGTCAAAAGAACTCTTGATCTGCCAGTTCAGTTTGAACCTCAAGCATTCATTATAGTTGGAGAACCTGATGAGAATCCAGAATCACCAAAACGCAAATCTGTTGATGAGATTCTCCGTTTCGTTTGA
- a CDS encoding DUF3604 domain-containing protein codes for MLRDKKPTPKKLALIAVTLIPLVIWSFHNIRPNLMFQNDTVLLWIHAPSTLEPGEEGRILVEAWDRYERVSGTYFGEVEFEVVSYNASSLEEMDSTDVEADLPDTYRFQGLLIGQGFVPPWSLPGGDNGVHEFSFSIETSGIHYIQVSDSQTGHIYWSNPIVVKDGSPHLYWGDVHAHSMLSDGSGLPSEAYYFARNIAGLEFCSITDHGENLHIKNSWNSIEHDTNQAYEEAKFVALQGVEWTSSGGPHTSSRGYGHFTCVVSGNDLPHISADIQKTPEDLWAYLDEFTQTRNIGALAIPHHTVRESFIQDWAQVLQTESAHNKYVRLAEAFSVHGSSLVNPYSTWSEMGSVDVPEKRVNGSSINAALTMGLKMGLMANGDSHDGFPGHSITHTGAYAGHQYPLTMDYARSSHPYPSGITGVFSNELSRENIFSALYSRKTIACSDYGRPYVLFDINGVEPGESDSTVVLVNSSKERTISVFVANDGNPAAALETAALPRNDEPVWTGEIQVFKNGMLWRNSSLSSKLSRFQWTDNQNLTGTSYTSAVSGPDGQYIHEYSKDSIDPDILNTNGADYYFIRILFDSGRTCAVGPIWVELAS; via the coding sequence ATGCTGAGAGATAAGAAACCAACCCCTAAGAAGCTCGCTCTGATAGCCGTAACTCTGATACCACTCGTCATATGGAGCTTCCACAATATACGCCCCAACCTGATGTTTCAGAATGATACGGTTCTGCTCTGGATCCATGCTCCATCAACGCTTGAGCCTGGGGAAGAAGGTAGGATACTAGTTGAGGCATGGGATAGATATGAACGCGTGAGTGGAACCTACTTTGGTGAAGTTGAGTTTGAAGTGGTCTCCTATAATGCATCGTCACTTGAAGAAATGGACTCAACTGATGTAGAAGCAGATCTTCCAGATACATACAGGTTCCAAGGTCTTCTGATTGGGCAAGGATTCGTACCCCCATGGTCACTTCCGGGCGGCGACAATGGAGTGCACGAGTTTTCGTTCTCTATTGAAACGTCTGGAATCCATTATATTCAGGTTTCAGATAGCCAAACAGGACATATCTACTGGAGTAATCCAATAGTTGTCAAAGACGGTAGCCCACATCTATACTGGGGTGATGTTCACGCTCATTCCATGTTGTCTGATGGTAGCGGCCTACCCTCTGAAGCTTACTACTTCGCACGTAACATCGCGGGCTTAGAGTTTTGCTCGATCACTGATCATGGAGAGAATCTGCATATCAAAAACTCATGGAATTCCATTGAGCACGACACAAACCAAGCCTATGAAGAAGCGAAGTTTGTAGCACTGCAAGGTGTGGAATGGACGAGCAGTGGAGGACCGCATACATCCTCACGAGGATACGGCCATTTCACCTGTGTAGTATCCGGGAATGATCTGCCCCATATCAGCGCAGACATACAGAAGACTCCAGAGGATCTCTGGGCGTACTTGGATGAATTCACGCAAACTAGGAATATCGGTGCTTTAGCCATTCCTCATCACACCGTTCGAGAATCTTTCATTCAGGACTGGGCCCAGGTCTTGCAAACGGAAAGCGCCCACAACAAGTATGTACGGCTTGCTGAGGCATTCTCGGTACACGGAAGCAGTTTGGTTAATCCCTATTCCACTTGGAGTGAAATGGGGAGTGTAGATGTTCCTGAAAAACGGGTAAATGGTAGCTCAATCAATGCTGCTCTTACCATGGGTTTGAAAATGGGTCTCATGGCAAACGGAGACTCGCATGATGGTTTCCCGGGCCATTCCATTACACACACTGGTGCTTATGCCGGCCACCAGTATCCCCTTACCATGGATTACGCAAGGTCTTCGCATCCATACCCCTCAGGGATTACGGGTGTATTCTCAAACGAACTGAGTAGAGAGAACATTTTCAGTGCGCTATACTCAAGAAAAACAATTGCCTGCTCTGATTACGGAAGACCCTATGTGCTCTTTGATATCAATGGAGTTGAACCCGGTGAGAGTGATTCAACGGTGGTCCTCGTAAATTCTTCTAAGGAGCGGACGATTTCTGTTTTCGTTGCCAACGATGGAAATCCTGCAGCAGCCCTTGAGACCGCGGCGTTGCCAAGGAATGATGAGCCTGTTTGGACTGGCGAAATTCAGGTTTTCAAAAATGGCATGTTATGGAGGAACAGCTCCTTGAGTTCGAAACTATCCAGATTCCAGTGGACCGATAATCAAAATCTAACGGGTACAAGCTATACATCTGCCGTATCAGGTCCAGATGGTCAGTATATCCACGAATACTCCAAGGATTCTATTGACCCGGACATCTTGAATACCAATGGCGCAGATTATTACTTCATTCGAATTCTGTTTGACAGCGGAAGAACCTGTGCGGTAGGCCCGATCTGGGTCGAGTTGGCCAGCTGA
- a CDS encoding proteasome assembly chaperone family protein, whose translation MAENNCEDYEELGAPDAKIVQMKDIEMDNPLLICGFPSAGLVGSIAANTIIDQFDMEQIAFLRSKHIPSAAVFFEGRLRHPFRIYGSKEKNLLVATTELPVDKSGLYEVTSCLLDWARKLGSTETVVLDGIPVRGIPSDRKVLYATEEEKMADFEDVEELEILKKGVITGIAGSILKETLTRKMIGFTFLTPAVSVIPDPKGAIKLLNVVDKLYDIDIDTSELEDSAEQIKQKMREMAEQVEGMRQQQEEGGKTGYQRLYA comes from the coding sequence ATGGCCGAGAATAATTGTGAGGATTATGAGGAATTAGGAGCCCCTGACGCAAAGATTGTCCAGATGAAAGATATTGAGATGGACAATCCATTACTGATTTGTGGTTTTCCTTCAGCAGGTTTAGTTGGATCAATCGCAGCGAACACTATCATTGACCAATTTGACATGGAGCAGATTGCTTTTCTCCGTTCGAAGCATATTCCATCAGCAGCAGTCTTCTTCGAAGGTAGGCTACGACATCCGTTCCGCATTTATGGAAGCAAAGAGAAGAATTTGCTCGTTGCAACCACTGAGCTTCCAGTTGACAAGTCCGGATTATACGAAGTAACATCCTGCTTGCTTGATTGGGCAAGGAAACTCGGATCTACAGAAACAGTTGTTCTGGATGGTATTCCAGTGCGAGGAATTCCTTCTGACAGAAAAGTTCTCTATGCAACGGAAGAGGAGAAGATGGCAGATTTCGAGGATGTAGAAGAACTCGAAATCCTCAAGAAGGGTGTGATCACAGGAATTGCAGGCTCAATACTGAAAGAGACACTGACACGAAAGATGATTGGCTTCACCTTCCTTACCCCTGCCGTGAGTGTTATTCCAGATCCAAAGGGTGCTATCAAGCTACTCAATGTTGTTGACAAGCTCTATGACATCGATATCGACACAAGCGAACTCGAAGATAGTGCTGAGCAGATAAAGCAGAAGATGCGAGAGATGGCCGAACAGGTCGAAGGTATGCGTCAACAACAAGAAGAAGGCGGAAAGACAGGCTACCAGCGTCTCTACGCCTAA
- a CDS encoding carboxypeptidase M32: MDSYSQLMQIYRENVMLMSIGKVLSWDRYTVLPPAAESRRGEQQALLAQLMHRKLNSRKVGSLLDELESSDIYESLTPVQKRNVYLIRIEHEKKTKVPDDLVGRLVKQRAIANRAREKALASEDWSLFEPEFVKLFSIHCELAEHVVEILDTDNLYDVSIEKFDHGMRTTHISSAFDELRSSLPQMIREYSAMCVGNRKDFLSRPVEQRDQIRIVKKLASFIGYDLSSDEAYGRIGEGIHPVTIGVYNDVRILLNYKEDNLFRSCISFLHEAGHSLYNRNINEEWWYLPVGSKCSVTVSEAQARFTENLIGRSPEFMEYYLPLVNDVTHGVFEDVTPSEFARAVNQVKPEPIRVISDEISYNMHIIIRFEIERGLFDGEIEASEIPQVWSELFEEYLGIEVDNDAIGPLQDIHWGLGMFGYFPTYALGNLVAAQLAEAMTDDIPNWRDEIREGEASAVMNWMDRNVHKKGCLYDTPELLQQVTGTELSSDSYINYIDSKFSELYK; encoded by the coding sequence ATGGATTCGTACAGTCAACTCATGCAGATATATCGAGAGAACGTAATGCTCATGTCGATAGGAAAGGTTCTTTCTTGGGATAGGTATACCGTATTACCACCGGCGGCAGAATCTCGGCGTGGGGAGCAACAGGCACTTCTTGCTCAATTAATGCATAGAAAACTCAACAGCAGGAAGGTAGGAAGCCTCTTGGATGAGCTGGAGAGTAGTGACATCTATGAGTCGCTGACCCCTGTTCAGAAACGAAACGTATACCTGATACGGATCGAACATGAGAAGAAGACGAAGGTGCCAGATGATCTTGTAGGACGTTTAGTAAAACAGAGGGCTATTGCAAACAGGGCCCGAGAGAAAGCTCTTGCAAGCGAAGACTGGTCGCTTTTCGAACCCGAGTTTGTGAAGCTCTTTTCTATTCATTGCGAGCTAGCTGAGCATGTCGTTGAAATCCTAGATACTGACAACCTATATGATGTGAGTATAGAGAAATTTGATCACGGAATGAGGACAACTCACATATCGAGTGCATTTGATGAACTCAGGTCTAGTCTTCCCCAAATGATAAGAGAATACAGTGCGATGTGTGTAGGAAACCGGAAAGACTTCCTGAGCAGACCTGTGGAACAGAGAGACCAAATTCGGATTGTGAAAAAGCTTGCATCCTTCATCGGGTACGATTTGAGTTCAGATGAGGCCTACGGAAGGATAGGCGAAGGAATCCACCCTGTGACAATTGGAGTCTATAATGACGTACGAATACTCCTCAACTACAAAGAAGACAACCTCTTTCGCTCATGTATTAGTTTCCTTCACGAAGCTGGCCATTCGCTTTACAATCGGAATATCAATGAAGAGTGGTGGTATTTACCAGTAGGTAGCAAGTGCAGCGTAACTGTAAGTGAAGCTCAGGCAAGATTCACTGAAAACCTGATAGGTCGCTCTCCAGAATTCATGGAATACTATCTACCGTTAGTAAATGATGTGACCCATGGTGTTTTCGAAGATGTTACTCCTTCAGAATTCGCCCGGGCTGTGAACCAGGTTAAGCCGGAGCCGATAAGGGTAATTAGCGACGAGATATCCTACAATATGCATATTATCATCCGGTTTGAGATTGAACGTGGCCTCTTTGATGGAGAGATTGAAGCTTCCGAAATCCCCCAGGTTTGGAGTGAGCTATTTGAGGAGTATCTCGGAATAGAAGTTGACAATGATGCTATCGGTCCACTCCAAGATATTCATTGGGGATTGGGAATGTTTGGCTACTTCCCTACGTATGCTCTTGGAAATCTTGTTGCTGCGCAGCTTGCAGAAGCAATGACAGATGACATCCCCAATTGGAGAGATGAAATAAGAGAAGGGGAGGCATCAGCAGTGATGAATTGGATGGATCGTAACGTCCACAAGAAGGGCTGTCTCTATGATACACCTGAACTGCTTCAGCAGGTTACAGGAACGGAATTATCTTCAGATTCTTACATCAATTACATCGATAGCAAATTCTCAGAGCTATACAAATGA
- a CDS encoding PadR family transcriptional regulator has translation MVKDKDGGNPELEFERWSHEIRRGAISLAILAVISMGESYGYNIMKKLEDNYSALQIEPSTTYPLLRRLEKRGMLEGNWVNEGGRRRRLYYVTKEGKRILNRMVRSWRDLNGQLVALMKEANLL, from the coding sequence TTGGTAAAAGACAAAGACGGGGGCAATCCCGAACTTGAATTCGAGCGATGGTCCCATGAAATACGCAGAGGAGCTATTTCACTAGCTATTCTAGCAGTTATTTCGATGGGAGAATCATATGGCTACAACATCATGAAGAAGTTAGAGGACAACTACAGTGCTCTTCAGATAGAACCGTCAACAACATATCCCCTGCTTAGAAGGCTGGAAAAAAGAGGAATGCTGGAGGGGAACTGGGTCAACGAAGGAGGGCGCCGTCGCCGGCTCTACTACGTCACAAAAGAAGGCAAGAGAATTCTGAATAGGATGGTCCGATCATGGCGAGATTTGAACGGTCAGCTGGTGGCACTCATGAAGGAGGCAAACCTACTATGA